The following proteins are encoded in a genomic region of Periophthalmus magnuspinnatus isolate fPerMag1 chromosome 10, fPerMag1.2.pri, whole genome shotgun sequence:
- the polr2g gene encoding DNA-directed RNA polymerase II subunit RPB7, giving the protein MFYHISLEHEILLHPRYFGPNLLNTVKQKLFTEVEGTCTGKYGFVIAVTTIDNIGAGVIQPGRGFVLYPVKYKAIVFRPFKGEVVDAVVTQVNKVGLFTEIGPMSCFISRHSIPSEMEFDPNSNPPCYKTVDEDIVIQQDDEIRLKIVGTRVDKNDIFAIGSLMDDYLGLVS; this is encoded by the exons ATGTTTTACCAT ATCTCTTTGGAGCATGAAATCTTGTTACATCCAAGATATTTCGGCCCCAATCTTCTCAACACTGTGAAGCAAAAGCTCTTCACTGAAGTAGAAGGCACATGTACTGGCAA GTATGGCTTTGTTATTGCTGTCACTACTATTGATAACATCGGGGCTGGTGTTATTCAGCCAGGAAGAGGTTTTGTCCTGTATCCAGTCAAGTACAAGGCAATAGTTTTCCGTCCATTCAAAGGAGAAGTTGTGGATGCTGTTGTCACTCAAGTTAACAAG GTTGGATTGTTCACAGAAATTGGTCCTATGTCGTGCTTCATCTCCCGCCAT TCCATTCCTTCTGAAATGGAGTTTGACCCCAACTCGAACCCACCTTGTTACAAAACAGTTGATGAG GACATTGTAATACAACAAGATGATGAGATCAGATTAAAGATTGTGGGTACAAGAGTTGACAAGAATGACATT TTTGCCATTGGATCTCTGATGGATGATTATCTTG GTCTTGTGAGCTGA
- the si:ch211-175m2.5 gene encoding uncharacterized protein si:ch211-175m2.5 — protein sequence MAYSFISRSFRVHAFRALWKSDVKVSAALKPENTRHFSSDPPHDRISRYPIPNKKALPYDMVELMEEVESKSGFLPNVFKALSHRPAEFRAFFSYYNELINKETGNLTKADRELIVVATSIHNKCLYCVISHSAMHRIYSKKPTVCDQVIVNYETATLTPRERAMLDFALVVCRCDTITDEHFQSLKDVGFDEEDAWDIAALAAFFAMSNRLAHLTDMRPNLEFYNMGRVPREKGKDK from the exons ATGGCGTACAGTTTTATCTCCAGGTCGTTTCGGGTTCATGCATTCAGAGCGCTA TGGAAAAGTGATGTCAAGGTGAGTGCTGCCTTAAAGCCTGAAAACACAAGACATTTCTCCAGCGATCCTCCACATGACAGAATCAGTCGTTATCCCATTCCCAACAAAAAAGCTCTGCCCTATGACATGGTGGAACTCATGGAGGAAGTGGAGTCCAAG AGTGGCTTTTTACCCAACGTGTTTAAAGCTCTTTCCCACAGACCTGCAGAGTTCAGAGCTTTCTTTTCTTACTACAATGAACTGATTAACAAAGAaacag GAAACCTAACCAAGGCAGACCGTGAGCTGATTGTTGTGGCAACCAGTATTCATAATAAATGTCTCTATTGTGTAATTTCCCATAGTGCAATGCACCGTATCTACTCAAAGAAACCCACTGTTTGTGATCAG GTGATTGTTAATTACGAGACAGCAACACTTACACCTCGAGAGCGAGCAATGCTAGATTTTGCTCTGGTAGTGTGTCGTTGTGACACGATCACAGACGAGCACTTTCAGTCTTTAAAGGATGTGGGATTTGATGAAGAGGATGCCTGGGATATTGCTGCACTTGCTGCTTTCTTTGCAATGTCCAATCGACTCGCCCACCTCACCGACATGAGGCCAAACCTGGAGTTTTACAATATGGGCCGTGTCCCAAGAGAAAAGGGAAAGGACAAGTGa